In a genomic window of Rhododendron vialii isolate Sample 1 chromosome 12a, ASM3025357v1:
- the LOC131310870 gene encoding transcription elongation factor SPT4 homolog 2 isoform X1, whose amino-acid sequence MRSAAAAQIPTSFGHELRACLRCRLVKTYDQFRESGCENCPFFKMDEDHERVVDCTTPNFNGIISVMDPSRSWAARWLRIGMCSFLPPIFVWLSWKHLGFTTYTMIHLCCICRMSELVLIIIFSVLGSGLHYEPLVYLAFNAESH is encoded by the exons atgcgaAGCGCAGCAGCAGCGCAGATACCAACGAGCTTCGGTCATGAGCTTAGGGCATGCCTCCGCTGCAGACTTGTCAAGACCTACgaccag TTTAGGGAATCAGGATGCGAGAACTGCCCTTTCTTTAAGATGGATGAAGATCATGAGCGTGTTGTCGATTGCACCACTCCTAATTTTAACGG GATTATCTCAGTCATGGATCCAAGCAGAAGTTGGGCTGCTCGGTGGCTTCGTATTGGTATGTGTAGCTTTTTACCtcctatttttgtgtggttatcTTGGAAGCATCTAGGGTTTACCACTTACACTATGATTCATTTATGCTGTATTTGCCGAATGAGCGAGCTAGTCTTGATCATAATTTTCTCCGTTTTGGGCTCTGGTTTACATTATGAACCTCTTGTTTATTTAGCCTTTAATGCAGAAAGTCACTGA